One region of Culex pipiens pallens isolate TS chromosome 2, TS_CPP_V2, whole genome shotgun sequence genomic DNA includes:
- the LOC120429097 gene encoding sister chromatid cohesion protein PDS5 homolog B-B gives MADIIYPPGCRPINEDMGPDELIRRLKTLTHTLQAMGQDEGMYTQYIPLAVHLADEYFLQHASKDVQLLIACCIADVLRVYAPEAPYKDQDQIKGIFLFLIKQLNGLKDPKDPAFKRYFYLLENLAYVKSFNMCFELEDCQEIFCTLFSLMFKIVNDEHSCKVKSFMLDVLCPLITESDSVSNDLLDLIFINIVEPLRTQKKNAYQLAKDLIVKTSDTLESYTQAFFNQILILDKYEKQYQIMPKIYDVIYELNVISPSILLSVLPQLECKLKSAQENERLKAVSLLARMFSEKDSTLAKQYGPLWRQFLGRFYDIAVPIRIKCVQSTMHFLLNHPNLRKDIIDILKVRQHDSDETVRYEVVMAIVETAKRDFQIVSESEDLLEFVKERTLDKKYKIRKEAMNGLAMIYKKYLSDSNVPEATKKAINWIKDKILHGYYMTGIEDRLLVERLLITCLVPYQLPAEDRMKKLYQLLGTIDENATKAFIELQKNQLKVRRSVAEWIKLHRIKEINPTIQKDMNAKCTNIAKQLPEPVKAQEFLLKFSAQMRKDPKLISEMETILKRDVSCKECADTMAIVLKKLGQPIMTNTYYNTVKMLLERIASVMVDKQSIGILIELIQECMNGSEVIDEVSLPSESAGERGLKLLTVLAYVFSAHFQHEEILRHMIGLLNFDEEYVAPYVLKAFTYLGRYKPLIESHLEIIKELAPICKEFAVAGSPKQAKHAIRCMFVNTQSGDPSVDPSIDIFPDIVESFKGTLNPDNEHYRTAIVSLGHIAYNLPEKFHVQIKNIISRKIVKELLVKEASEGRPEGLSSDWCDEEDLPEETRCKVEGLKTMARWLLGLKKDVLSAQKTFRMLNAFISKKGDLLEQGTLSSAEKSWLRLSAGKAMLKICEQKGVGDQFIAEQFYNLSQLMSDPVLEVRDIFVKKLHKGLNKGIPHKCLPLDFMGFYVLGGREPDRKLQQQIKSNIETDVNRRREYVKTFATVERAMCQLPHILPDYMLVFAVPVLTHDPRFTRHTDPVQLRQIERCLWMILEPLVNNKEFFCFGFYKNLIERMKNHKDSLKPDDEDTNNKLWAICDIALGLILTKVNTFDAREFPVDARIPSMYFQAQPESFHNDRLYIPEDMYHLTGSSSSAPAKKTLAGDRKKPTTSKNALNHEGNGGTSEDNVGIDSGADDDEPPTKKMHSSSNEDD, from the exons ATGGCAGATATCATCTATCCGCCGGGATGTCGGCCAATAAACGAGGACATGGGTCCGGACGAGTTGATTCGGCGGCTGAAAACGCTGACACACACACTGCAGGCGATGGGTCAGGACGAGGGAATGTACACGCAGTATATTCCGCTTGCCGTGCACCTGGCGGACGAATACTTTCTTCAGCATGCTTCCAAGGACGTCCAGCTGTTGATTGCGTGCTGTATAGCGGACGTGCTGCGGGTTTATGCGCCGGAAGCGCCGTACAAGGACCAGGACCAGATTAAGGGCATCTTTCTGTTTCTGATCAAGCAGCTGAACGGGCTGAAGGACCCGAAGGATCCGGCTTTTAAGCGGTACTTTTATCTGCTGGAGAATCTGGCCTACGTAAAGTCCTTCAATATGTGCTTCGAGCTGGAGGATTGCCAGGAGATATTCTGTACGCTGTTCAGTTTGATGTTCAAGATTGTCAA cgACGAGCACAGCTGCAAGGTGAAGTCGTTTATGCTGGATGTGCTGTGCCCGTTGATCACCGAGTCGGATTCCGTTTCGAACGATCTGCTGGATTTGATATTCATCAACATTGTGGAACCGCTGAGGACACAGAAGAAGAACGCGTACCAGCTGGCCAAGGATCTGATCGTGAAGACGAGCGACACGCTTGAGTCGTACACGCAGGCCTTCTTCAACCAAATTCTCATACTGGACAAGTATGAAAAGCAGTACCAGATAATGCCCAAGATCTACGACGTCATCTACGAGTTGAACGTAATTAGTCCGTCGATTTTGCTGTCGGTGCTTCCTCAGCTGGAGTGTAAGCTAAAGTCTGCCCAGGAGAACGAACGACTGAAGGCGGTTTCGCTGCTGGCCCGGATGTTCTCCGAGAAGGATTCAACGCTGGCCAAGCAGTACGGCCCGCTGTGGCGACAGTTCCTAGGTAGATTCTACGACATTGCCGTTCCTATCCGCATCAAGTGTGTTCAGAGCACGATGCACTTTCTGCTCAATCATCCAAACCTGAGGAAAGACATCATCGACATTCTGAAGGTCCGCCAGCACGACTCGGACGAAACGGTCCGTTACGAGGTGGTGATGGCCATCGTGGAGACTGCAAAGCGAGACTTTCAGATCGTGTCCGAGTCGGAGGATTTGCTCGAGTTCGTGAAGGAACGTACGCTGgataaaaagtacaaaattcgCAAGGAAGCGATGAACGGACTGGCGATGATCTACAAAAAGTATCTCAGCGATAGCAACGTGCCCGAGGCGACGAAAAAAGCCATCAACTGGATAAAGGATAAAATATTGCATGGATATTACATGACCGGGATCGAGGATCGACTGCTGGTCGAGCGGCTTCTCATCACCTGCCTAGTTCCGTATCAACTGCCGGCCGAAGATCGTATGAAGAAGCTGTACCAGTTGCTTGGCACGATTGACGAAAATGCCACGAAGGCGTTTATCGAGCTGCAGAAGAACCAACTCAAGGTGCGACGAAGCGTGGCGGAATGGATCAAACTGCACAGGATCAAGGAGATCAATCCGACCATCCAGAAGGACATGAACGCCAAGTGCACCaacattgcaaaacaactgccaGAGCCGGTGAAAGCGCAAGAATTTCTGCTCAAGTTTAGCGCGCAGATGCGCAAAGATCCGAAGCTCATATCCGAGATGGAGACTATTCTGAAGCGGGACGTGTCCTGCAAAGAGTGCGCTGATACCATGGCGATCGTACTGAAAAAGCTCGGCCAACCGATCATGACCAATACGTACTACAACACGGTCAAGATGTTGCTCGAGCGTATCGCCTCCGTCATGGTCGACAAACAATCAATCGGAATCCTGATCGAGCTCATACAGGAATGCATGAACGGATCGGAAGTGATTGACGAAGTCAGTCTACCCTCGGAATCGGCGGGCGAGCGTGGCCTCAAGCTGTTGACCGTCCTGGCGTACGTATTTTCCGCGCACTTCCAACACGAAGAGATTCTGCGCCACATGATCGGCTTGCTCAACTTTGACGAGGAATACGTCGCGCCGTACGTGCTGAAGGCCTTCACGTACCTGGGCCGCTACAAGCCGCTGATTGAGTCGCACCTCGAAATCATTAAAGAACTGGCCCCGATCTGCAAGGAGTTTGCCGTGGCCGGGTCGCCGAAGCAGGCCAAACACGCAATTCGCTGCATGTTCGTCAACACTCAGTCCGGCGATCCGAGCGTCGATCCCAGCATAGACATCTTCCCGGACATTGTGGAGTCGTTCAAGGGTACGCTCAACCCAGACAACGAACACTACCGGACGGCGATCGTCAGCCTCGGTCACATTGCGTACAACCTGCCGGAAAAGTTCCACGTACAAATCAAGAACATAATCTCGCGTAAAATCGTCAAAGAACTGCTCGTGAAGGAAGCGTCCGAAGGTCGACCCGAGGGCCTCAGCTCGGACTGGTGCGACGAAGAAGATCTCCCCGAGGAAACCCGCTGCAAGGTGGAGGGACTCAAAACGATGGCACGTTGGCTGctgggcctcaaaaaggacgtCCTTTCGGCCCAAAAGACGTTCCGGATGCTGAACGCCTTCATCAGCAAAAAGGGCGACCTGCTCGAGCAGGGGACGCTCTCGTCGGCGGAGAAATCCTGGCTGCGGCTCAGCGCCGGCAAAGCGATGCTCAAGATCTGCGAGCAAAAGGGCGTCGGTGATCAGTTCATCGCGGAGCAGTTCTACAACCTGTCCCAGCTGATG TCCGATCCGGTGCTGGAAGTTCGGGACATCTTCGTCAAGAAGCTGCACAAGGGCCTCAACAAGGGCATCCCCCACAAATGTCTTCCGCTGGACTTTATGGGCTTTTACGTGCTGGGCGGACGGGAACCGGAcagaaa ACTACAGCAGCAGATCAAGTCGAACATCGAAacggacgtcaaccgaagaagGGAATACGTCAAGACCTTTGCCACCG TGGAACGCGCCATGTGCCAGCTGCCGCACATCCTGCCCGACTACATGCTGGTGTTTGCCGTCCCAGTATTGACGCACGATCCGCGCTTCACGCGGCACACCGACCCGGTCCAGCTGCGCCAGATCGAGCGCTGCCTGTGGATGATCCTCGAGCCGCTCGTCAACAACAAGGAGTTCTTCTGCTTTGGCTTCTACAAGAACCTGATCGAGCGGATGAAGAACCACAAGGATTCGCTCAAACCGGACGACGAGGACACCAACAAT AAACTGTGGGCCATCTGCGACATTGCCCTGGGGCTGATTCTGACCAAAGTAAACACGTTCGACGCGCGCGAGTTTCCCGTGGACGCGCGCATCCCCTCGATGTACTTCCAAGCGCAGCCCGAAAGTTTCCACAACGACCGGCTGTACATCCCCGAGGACATGTACCACCTGACGGGGTCGTCCTCGTCGGCGCCCGCGAAAAAGACGCTCGCTGGG GACCGCAAAAAGCCGACCACTTCGAAGAATGCGCTGAACCACGAAGGCAACGGCGGAACCAGCGAGGACAATGTCGGCATCGATTCCGGCGCGGACGACGACGAACCGCCGACGAAAAAGATGCACAGCAGTAGCAACGAGGACGACTAA
- the LOC120429108 gene encoding protein phyllopod, with the protein MSTPASSSDATPGKDGGPGPAPAAAAPPAAGKKTNVCLICGIYTNLSLNIFEPRNGPNIREVIYQKYNFRAERSDTEDKYICFSCNNWLINWYSLQHLSESRNYESTPSSSRQSQSSENRNKRPKNNGRSSSSTAPGSSRDKENLEQDNVVSSTVKSPEKENASPKRKPKRPSSGRPVLKLSSQHNMISSSTEASNANSTTLVKPFESHLIRMLENQGTSVIKESNKLANPFRSQAENSPALSTGKRSLDSQLAAESTNSSDIVLSFNSAISEVVNVLPTLNSLRQHQLSPSCNENDQIDQHFLRTHRMSRSLSISLIDSAPTEH; encoded by the exons ATGAGCACTCCCGCCTCGTCGAGCGACGCGACCCCCGGGAAGGACGGCGGACCAGGTCCGGCCCCGGCGGCAGCAGCACCACCAGCGGCTGGCAAAAAGACCAACGTTTGCCTCATCTGCGGAATCTACACCAACCTGTCGCTGAACATCTTCGAGCCCCGGAACGGGCCCAACATCCGCGAGGTCATCTATCAAAAGTACAACTTTCGG GCGGAACGAAGTGACACCGAGGACAAATACATCTGCTTCAGCTGCA ACAATTGGCTCATCAATTGGTACTCGCTGCAGCACTTGTCCGAATCCCGCAACTACGAATCGACGCCATCGTCCAGCCGCCAGTCCCAGTCGTCGGAGAACCGGAACAAGCGACCGAAAAACAATGGCCGCTCCAGCTCTAGTACGGCGCCCGGTTCCAGCCGAGACAAGGAAAACCTCGAACAGGACAATGTCGTGTCTTCCACGGTAAAATCGCCGGAAAAGGAAAATGCCTCGCCAAAGAGAAAACCCAAACGACCATCATCCGGCCGCCCGGTGCTGAAGTTGTCCTCCCAACACAACATGATCTCCAGCAGTACCGAAGCCAGCAACGCCAACAGCACAACTCTAGTCAAACCGTTTGAATCTCATCTCATCCGGATGTTGGAAAATCAAGGAACGAGCGTGATCAAAGAGTCCAACAAACTCGCGAATCCGTTCCGCAGTCAAGCTGAAAACAGCCCTGCCCTCTCGACCGGGAAACGATCGCTAGACTCGCAGCTTGCAGCGGAATCGACGAACAGCAGCGACATCGTCCTCAGCTTCAACTCCGCCATCTCCGAAGTGGTCAACGTGCTGCCAACGTTAAACTCGCTCCGTCAGCACCAACTCAGCCCCAGTTGCAACGAGaacgaccaaatcgaccaacaCTTTCTGCGCACCCATCGGATGTCACGTTCGCTGTCCATTTCGCTGATCGATTCGGCGCCAACGGAACATTAG
- the LOC120429103 gene encoding zinc finger protein 449-like, giving the protein MASKRGRRTDAERIKLEQVLVKEEPDLDDSYNSDEFPSSSIYGRNSSSGESPSGDPPKKRKHTRTTRHCHTQVSPEDIDQIELNPRVPSVPGENEPIPEGDAEANIPQCRFCLRRVAQNNLLVIVNKHKAKAVAAFKFKVFVNDAYPFACRNCLNLLDIFLDFRQTALKAKYLLLSERAHLESEGWDDPTLVETIANCKAAVEQNRKQIDAAYDAKLELEQQIENSKNEERYDAESTELSIEPMISFEPVEVTDVELYDETVEVLEEKVIKEEQYDISYEDEIDDTDYQPSADDEPLVKREPSMEVILKTPGKRGRKPKTDKAIKKEPRIRKPVKSKKPRNTDADKINPKNGPHLCDLCGAKVCAQTIEAHRNRHLGLKPYKCPAIGCELTFHSRHNQLLHVRRAHGENGVPSHECTICGQFIRGPKGALKYHMKRHDTSEKNYVCQICGKGFTMPWYLTQHSITHSGEFPHKCQYCGKKFNNKWSMKTHEKNIHEKRNDVPMAQEAQAQPTTSYVQFGENSF; this is encoded by the exons ATGGCATCAAAGAGGGGGCGCCGGACCGATGCCGAAAGGATAAAGCTGGAGCAGGTTCTAGTGAAGGAAGAACCCGACCTGGATGATTCGTACAACAGTGATGAGTTTCCTTCGAGCAGCATCTATGGCCGAAATAG ttcttCCGGGGAAAGTCCTTCGGGAGATCCACCGAAAAAGAGAAAACACACCAGAACCACACGACATTGCCACACGCAAGTTAGTCCGGAGGACATTGACCAAATCGAGTTGAATCCGCGGGTTCCGAGCGTCCCTGGGGAGAACGAACCTATTCCTGAAGGGGACGCTGAAGCCAACATTCCCCAATGTCGGTTCTGCCTGCGGAGGGTGGCCCAGAACAATCTGCTGGTCATTGTGAACAAACACAAGGCAAAGGCCGTGGCGGCCTTCAAGTTCAAAGTTTTCGTCAACGATGCCTATCCGTTTGCTTGCCGCAATTGCTTGAACTTGCTGGACATTTTCCTGGACTTTCGGCAAACAGCTCTGAAGGCAAAGTATCTGCTCCTCAGCGAACGTGCTCATCTGGAGAGCGAAGGCTGGGACGATCCGACTTTGGTGGAAACGATTGCAAACTGCAAGGCCGCGGTAGAACAAAACCGGAAGCAGATTGATGCCGCTTATGATGCCAAACTTGAACTGGAACAGCAAATTGAGAACTCGAAGAATGAGGAGCGGTATGATGCAGAATCAACCGAGCTCAGCATAGAACCTATGATCTCCTTTGAACCCGTGGAAGTCACCGACGTTGAGCTGTACGATGAAACTGTCGAAGTGCTGGAAGAGAAAGTCATCAAAGAAGAGCAGTACGATATAAGTTACGAGGACGAGATAGATGACACAGACTATCAACCAAGCGCTGACGATGAACCGCTGGTCAAAAGGGAACCATCGATGGAAGTAATCTTGAAAACCCCAGGAAAGAGAGGCAGAAAGCCCAAAACGGACAAAGCCATCAAAAAAGAACCGCGCATTAGGAAACCAGTGAAATCTAAGAAACCTAGAAATACCGACGCTGACAAAATCAACCCTAAAAATGGACCTCACTTGTGTGATCTCTGCGGCGCAAAGGTCTGCGCTCAAACGATTGAGGCCCATCGCAATCGTCATCTTG GTTTAAAGCCGTACAAATGCCCGGCCATCGGGTGCGAGTTGACCTTCCACAGTCGCCACAACCAGCTGCTTCACGTGCGCAGGGCTCACGGCGAGAATGGCGTCCCGAGCCACGAGTGCACCATCTGTGGCCAGTTTATACGCGGTCCGAAGGGTGCGCTCAAGTACCACATGAAGCGGCACGACACCTCGGAAAAGAACTACGTCTGCCAGATTTGCGGCAAAGGGTTCACGATGCCGTGGTATTTGACTCAACATTCGATCACACACTCGGGAGAATTCCCGCACAAGTGTCAGTACTGTGGAAAGAA GTTCAACAACAAGTGGAGCATGAAAACGCACGAGAAGAACATTCACGAGAAGCGGAACGATGTTCCGATGGCGCAGGAAGCGCAGGCACAGCCAACGACCAGCTATGTtcaatttggtgaaaattcatTCTAA
- the LOC120429104 gene encoding zinc finger protein 184-like, with product MKKRSQRSAKKSAAIKVEAVFVKQEPDEDFENSVEPEPKAETSLKTPIKKYIRSRGTQVSFDEIVTEFDLPSVVTKSAPIVTSDLIVPQCRFCLHRMSMDKMSKIFNKVKSKANTAFRFKVYVNDSYPYACLNCLNLMDIMLTFKESVMKANHMLQTERTFLEVDGWDEPGVMKLVADCRAVVEQFRERIDSIYIPRFGKDDLVDQVPVKSESAAPIEGTSNYEEIIEEPNELVETMETDVYIEHLLQDSTPDAAVVDAKNEPEPNFEEEFNDGDEFDDFDDESEDNDYKPSKIDIRESNLDEDENNSSSDGEKKTAAKKTKTKRKKSTSQTPKEPKKYDQKVLCDLCGERIYSTTAESHRNKHLGIRPYTCPKCPLTFQSSYNLSFHVKRLHPENGERSHECDICGSIIQGPLSALKYHKKRHNQEKKHVCTICGKGFTMISYLRQHVQAHGDFPHKCQYCGKRFNLKASMRTHEKNIHEKKMVLNQPQA from the exons ATGAAGAAAAGGTCGCAAAGATCTGCGAAAAAATCCGCTGCTATCAAGGTTGAGGCAGTTTTCGTAAAACAAGAACCAGACGAAGATTTCGAAAATTCTGTCGAACCCGAACCCAAAGCCGAAACCAG CCTAAAGACACCgatcaaaaaatatatcagaAGCCGTGGCACTCAAGTTTCTTTCGATGAAATTGTCACGGAATTTGATTTGCCGAGTGTCGTTACTAAGAGCGCACCGATCGTCACCTCCGATCTGATTGTTCCACAGTGTCGGTTTTGTTTGCACAGAATGTCGATGgacaaaatgagcaaaattttcaacaaagtaAAATCCAAAGCCAACACTGCTTTTCGGTTCAAAGTCTACGTGAACGATTCCTATCCGTACGCGTGTCTCAACTGTTTGAATTTGATGGACATTATGCTCACCTTCAAGGAATCTGTAATGAAAGCGAATCACATGCTTCAAACGGAACGGACCTTTCTTGAGGTTGACGGTTGGGATGAACCAGGCGTGATGAAATTGGTGGCTGATTGTAGAGCTGTCGTGGAACAGTTTCGTGAGCGAATTGATTCCATTTATATTCCGAGGTTCGGAAAGGACGATTTGGTTGATCAGGTTCCTGTTAAAAGTGAAAGTGCTGCTCCGATAGAGGGAACATCAAATTACGAGGAAATTATTGAAGAGCCGAATGAGTTGGTGGAAACGATGGAAACGGATGTATACATTGAACACTTGCTGCAAGATTCAACTCCTGATGCTGCGGTCGTGGACGCTAAGAACGAACCGGAACCGAATTTTGAAGAAGAATTCAACGATGGTGACGAATTCGACGATTTCGACGATGAATCAGAGGACAACGACTATAAGCCGAGTAAAATTGATATACGCGAATCAAACCTTGACGAAGATGAAAATAACAGCAGTTCCGATGGTGAGAAGAAAACCGctgctaaaaaaactaaaacaaaaaggaaaaaatcgaCTAGTCAGACACCAAAAGAGCCAAAAAAATACGACCAGAAAGTGTTGTGCGATTTATGCGGCGAGAGGATATATTCCACAACTGCCGAAAGCCACCGGAACAAACATCTGGGAATTCGGCCGTACACATGTCCCAAGTGCCCGCTGACCTTCCAAAGTTCGTACAACTTGTCGTTCCACGTCAAGCGACTCCATCCGGAGAATGGTGAACGTAGCCATGAGTGCGATATTTGCGGTTCCATTATTCAAGGGCCACTTTCGGCGTTGAAATACCACAAAAAGCGACACAATCAAGAGAAAAAACACGTTTGCACAATATGCGGTAAGGGATTTACAATGATAAGTTATTTGCGGCAGCACGTGCAGGCTCACGGCGATTTTCCCCACAAATGCCAGTACTGTGGAAAGAG aTTCAATCTCAAAGCAAGTATGAGAACACACGAGAAGAATATCCATGAGAAAAAAATGGTTCTAAATCAGCCACAAGCTTGA
- the LOC120429105 gene encoding zinc finger protein 436-like, protein MSKNQGRRSTRSSKRFKPSPEEVQTIEVKLEDVDTEPDFCRICLRVPLTDSDLQQISPEHKSKLQDTMKLKIRKDSSQQICSNCSNLLDIIADFKASVLRANQVLLASGRHLSAVHDEWFHSSTVQVITQCKTAVEIHRQLVESACEPRDTKDDKPELPDELEDCQEPLTENPEVVEIKVEPFKEPDSVSNVDEQSQNDDDEDDEDDDGDFASDEEYVHVPKKQTTKNRKPRRRKENPKFQPQLCTLCGKRVCGEAAEAHRNQHLGIKPYRCSTEGCNLEFYGPYHKTRHERRMHGEQGVLTHKCHICGKMIRGPNGALKYHLSLHGTSEKKFVCTICGKGFALQRYLRQHGMTHSEEFPYACSYCGKRFNNKWSMRTHEKNMHEKRNQPQLPEAERTGGKELEATATETTWTSTENIELMNLNGE, encoded by the exons ATGAGCAAAAATCAGGGTCGTAGATCGACAAGATCCTCAAAACGGTTTAAACCAAGTCCAGAAGAGGTGCAAACCATTGAAGTAAAGCTGGAAGATGT TGATACTGAACCGGACTTTTGTCGAATCTGTCTACGTGTTCCACTCACAGATTCAGATCTTCAGCAAATATCACCGGAACATAAGTCAAAATTGCAGGACACAATGAAGCTGAAGATCCGCAAGGACTCGAGCCAGCAAATCTGTTCAAACTGTTCAAACTTGCTGGACATAATTGCCGATTTCAAAGCATCCGTACTAAGAGCAAACCAGGTTCTATTGGCCAGTGGAAGGCACTTGTCCGCAGTTCATGATGAGTGGTTCCATTCGAGCACCGTACAGGTGATTACTCAATGTAAAACGGCGGTCGAAATCCATCGACAACTTGTCGAATCGGCCTGCGAACCTCGCGATACAAAAGACGACAAACCGGAGCTTCCGGATGAGCTGGAAGATTGTCAAGAGCCCTTGACCGAAAATCCAGAAGTTGTGGAAATTAAAGTCGAGCCCTTCAAAGAGCCAGATTCGGTCAGCAATGTCGACGAACAGTCACAAAACGACGATGACGAGGACGATGAAGACGACGACGGAGATTTTGCAAGTGACGAGGAATATGTCCACGTGCCGAAAAAACAAACCACAAAGAATAGAAAGCCGCGTCGTCGAAAGGAAAATCCCAAGTTCCAGCCCCAACTTTGCACACTGTGCGGGAAACGTGTGTGCGGAGAAGCGGCCGAAGCTCACAGGAATCAGCACCTTGGTATTAAACCGTATCGCTGCTCTACGGAGGGATGTAACTTGGAGTTCTATGGTCCATACCACAAAACCCGTCACGAGCGCCGGATGCACGGAGAGCAGGGCGTTTTGACGCATAAG TGTCACATTTGCGGAAAGATGATCCGTGGGCCAAACGGTGCGCTCAAATACCATCTCTCTCTGCACGGAACAAGCGAGAAAAAGTTTGTCTGCACAATCTGCGGCAAGGGATTTGCCCTGCAGCGTTATCTACGACAGCACGGAATGACCCATTCCGAGGAGTTCCCGTATGCTTGCAGTTACTGCGGAAAGAG ATTCAACAACAAGTGGTCGATGCGAACGCACGAAAAGAACATGCACGAAAAACGCAACCAACCCCAGCTGCCGGAAGCGGAGCGTACCGGTGGTAAGGAACTGGAGGCGACCGCCACCGAAACGACCTGGACCAGCACGGAAAACATAGAGCTGATGAATTTGAATGGAGAGTAA
- the LOC120429094 gene encoding uncharacterized protein LOC120429094 produces MPRVYKRVPGSRAYRDYEDDNLQKCLKAIARGMTHREASEAYGIPKSTIGNKLYTDRNKDVGGQRVFTDEEERAFVRCLVTMAEFGFPVNEDDLRYVVKHYLTKVGRNVERFQENFPGRDWTKSFLSRHPDLSVRFVANIKKSRAKITAEILTEYINNLLEVAVGVPPENFWNFDESNVTDDPGSRKCIVKRGVKYPANIMDTSKSSISIMMAGSAAGEVLPPYVVYKYNNSTSGWFDTAIFEDWFEFHLLPTLKKRSGKKVVIGDNVSSHFSPRVLELCQMHNICFVCLPPNSTHITQPLDVAFFGPMKKHWRQILRSYKEKSSNSATSLQKPHFPGLLNQLMEAIKPNQKHNMKAGFKKCGIFPTSVEPLLKSVSCVPSSPDLIEDSFKDFLNAKRTAVVGGAPTKRRKKFDIPAGTSVTAEDLARISNQENGQRKKPTEKPPKKPAVKPTKKPVTRRVLKEN; encoded by the exons ATGCCCCGCGTGTACAAGAGAGTGCCCGGTTCACGGGCATACCGAGATTACGAGGACGACAACCTCCAGAAATGTCTCAAGGCGATCGCAAGAGGAATGACGCACCGGGAGGCTTCCGAGGCTTACGGAATTCCAAAAAGCACAATCGGAAATAAGCTCTACACAGACCGGAACAAGGACGTCGGCGGCCAGCGCGTTTTCACGGATGAAGAGGAGCGTGCATTCGTGAGATGCTTGGTCACAATGGCGGAATTCGGATTTCCGGTTAACGAGGATGACCTCCGTTATGTTGTGAAGCACTACCTCACGAAAGTGGGACGGAACGTAGAGCGCTTCCAAGAGAACTTTCCTGGACGCGATTGGACGAAGTCCTTCCTGAGTCGTCATCCGGATCTTTCCGTGAGATTTGTGGCCAACATAAAGAAAAGCCGGGCTAAAATCACTGCGGAGATTTTGACGGAGTATATAAACAACCTTCTGGAAGTGGCCGTTGGAGTACCCCCAGAAAATTTCTGGAACTTCGATGAATCAAACGTGACGGACGACCCAGGCAGCAGGAAGTGCATTGTGAAGCGCGGTGTCAAGTATCCCGCGAATATAATGGACACGTCCAAGAGCAGTATTTCCATTATGATGGCCGGAAGTGCAGCGGGTGAGGTTTTGCCTCCCTACGTGGTGTACAA ATACAACAACTCTACAAGTGGCTGGTTCGACACCGCCATTTTTGAGGACTGGTTCGAGTTCCATTTGCTGCCGACCTTGAAGAAGCGCAGTGGTAAGAAGGTCGTGATCGGTGACAACGTCAGCTCGCACTTTTCGCCGCGTGTGCTGGAACTCTGCCAGATGCACAACATTTGTTTTGTGTGCCTCCCACCGAACTCAACGCACATCACCCAGCCCCTCGACGTGGCCTTCTTCGGGCCAATGAAGAAGCACTGGAGACAGATTCTGCGTTCCTACAAGGAGAAGAGTTCGAACTCTGCGACAAGTCTACAAAAACCACATTTCCCTGGATTGCTCAACCAGTTGATGGAGGCCATCAAACCGAACCAGAAGCACAACATGAAGGCGGGTTTCAAAAAATGCGGCATCTTTCCGACCTCGGTTGAACCTCTACTTAAGAGCGTTTCCTGTGTGCCAAGCTCGCCGGATCTAATCGAAGATAGCTTCAAGGATTTCTTGAACGCGAAACGCACTGCTGTTGTTGGGGGTGCCCCTACTAAACGTCGGAAGAAGTTCGACATTCCCGCGGGAACAAGCGTCACTGCTGAAGATTTGGCCAGGATCTCAAATCAAGAAAATGGACAACGAAAGAAACCGACGGAGAAACCTCCGAAGAAACCGGCTGTAAAACCGACCAAGAAGCCGGTAACTCGACGGGTGCTCAAGGAAAACTAA